A single genomic interval of Alcaligenes sp. SDU_A2 harbors:
- a CDS encoding NAD(P)/FAD-dependent oxidoreductase, with amino-acid sequence MSSLWEATATDRLLLPALRYERQPYDVLLVGAGYTGLSSALHLARAGARVCVLEARQPGWGASGRNGGQVNPSLRHDPDQLVAMLKDRAEPLIHAIGGSADLVFELIERYGIDCQPVRQGWLQVSYNEAQVPLLHRRAQQWGARGYPVQMLDRQQLLQYTGTDLFRGGWLDQRAGSLQPLSYVRGLARAAQAEGAVIFGGSAVVHLQRDGAYWCADTATGGRVRASQVVLATNAYSDGLWPGLSRTFLAANSFIIATRPMPQAAAHILPDGQTLSTAQRLMVYLRKDPSGRVLLGGRGHFADPVRSEDFAHIEKALTTLYPELAPLDVEYRWAGRVAITPDALPHVHCPAPGVTIALGYNGRGIAAATVMGRHIAAWLIRHSSQDFPFPITSLSPVPLHGLQRFYISAAVAWYALLDRLQ; translated from the coding sequence GTGTCGTCTTTATGGGAAGCGACAGCGACGGATCGTCTGTTGCTGCCAGCCTTGCGATACGAACGTCAGCCTTATGATGTTTTGTTGGTGGGGGCGGGGTATACCGGCTTGTCCAGCGCGTTGCATCTGGCTCGGGCCGGCGCGCGCGTGTGTGTGCTGGAGGCCCGTCAACCCGGCTGGGGCGCATCGGGTCGCAATGGCGGGCAGGTCAATCCTAGCTTACGTCATGATCCGGATCAGCTTGTGGCCATGCTCAAGGACAGGGCCGAGCCTTTGATTCACGCCATCGGCGGTTCGGCAGACCTGGTTTTTGAGCTGATCGAGCGATATGGCATCGATTGCCAGCCGGTTCGCCAGGGCTGGCTGCAAGTAAGTTACAACGAGGCCCAAGTACCGCTCTTGCATCGTCGTGCCCAACAGTGGGGTGCACGGGGCTACCCTGTGCAGATGCTGGATCGTCAGCAACTGTTGCAATACACCGGTACGGATCTGTTTCGGGGCGGCTGGCTGGACCAGCGCGCCGGCAGTCTGCAACCGCTTTCTTATGTGCGGGGTCTGGCCAGAGCGGCCCAGGCCGAAGGAGCGGTGATTTTTGGTGGTAGCGCCGTTGTGCATCTGCAGCGCGATGGGGCATATTGGTGTGCCGATACGGCCACGGGCGGGCGTGTGCGCGCCAGTCAGGTGGTGCTGGCCACCAACGCCTACAGCGATGGGCTCTGGCCGGGCCTGTCCCGTACCTTTCTGGCGGCCAACAGTTTTATTATCGCGACCCGTCCCATGCCGCAAGCGGCTGCACATATTTTGCCCGACGGGCAGACACTGTCTACTGCCCAACGTTTGATGGTTTATCTTCGTAAAGATCCGAGTGGTCGTGTTTTGTTGGGCGGACGCGGGCATTTTGCCGATCCTGTCCGATCAGAGGATTTTGCGCATATCGAAAAAGCATTGACAACGCTTTATCCCGAGCTGGCTCCTTTGGATGTGGAGTATCGCTGGGCTGGTCGGGTTGCCATTACGCCGGATGCGCTGCCGCATGTGCATTGTCCTGCTCCTGGCGTCACTATTGCTCTGGGCTATAACGGCCGCGGCATTGCTGCCGCGACCGTTATGGGACGTCATATTGCGGCCTGGCTGATCCGCCATTCGTCGCAGGATTTTCCGTTTCCGATTACGTCGCTGAGCCCGGTGCCTTTACATGGCTTGCAGCGTTTTTATATATCGGCCGCCGTTGCCTGGTATGCGCTGCTGGATCGGTTGCAGTAG
- a CDS encoding class I adenylate-forming enzyme family protein: MSGADLNDESMREMAMLRQSVERAVLPETLGDFVRQAAVRHGDTVVGVWFDEGETLSYRQLDESADRLAFSLVQRGVRKGTHVAVMLGNRAAYLITWVALARIGAVIVPVNTAYKINDLSFILEDSDAQFFVVAAEFLAVYEQIEDGQGYVAPERVFVHGPGRADYAQWADLLREGRVPFEPPSAVYRTDLLNIQYTSGTTGFPKGCLLSHDYWLLLVQFAAAPLELAGQIRKVLVWQPFFYMDGMWLFLTAMRLGGCAYVASKMRLGSFHDWLRQFDIEYCIFPEAALKAREQTPQERQLALRYVSIYGWSEASRRQFCERYGAIAREGYGMSEIGLAMVVPNKAQDRALEKTCGLAGPHRQMRIVDEHGRDVADGTAGELWVAGRSILWAYYKRPRENAASFRQGWFRTGDLFYRNADGYYFLVGRLKDMIKRSGENIAAREVEATLCELDQIAEAAVVGVPDPERREEVKAYILLREGFSPAQCPPQAIIEHCARKLALFKVPRYIAYVQEFPRTPSRKIRKQELLGMEAGCPLATYDGKSQSWTPGSAQQGHEASS, encoded by the coding sequence ATGAGCGGTGCTGACTTGAATGATGAATCCATGCGGGAAATGGCCATGTTGCGCCAATCGGTCGAGCGTGCCGTACTGCCGGAAACCTTGGGTGACTTTGTGCGGCAGGCGGCTGTGCGGCATGGCGATACGGTGGTCGGCGTGTGGTTTGACGAGGGAGAGACGCTCAGTTATAGGCAACTGGACGAGTCTGCCGATCGTCTGGCCTTTAGCCTGGTTCAGAGGGGGGTGCGAAAAGGCACCCATGTAGCCGTCATGCTGGGCAACAGGGCGGCATACTTGATTACGTGGGTGGCGCTGGCTCGCATAGGGGCGGTGATTGTGCCGGTCAATACCGCCTACAAGATCAATGATCTGTCTTTTATTTTAGAGGACTCCGATGCTCAGTTCTTTGTCGTGGCCGCCGAGTTCCTGGCGGTTTATGAGCAAATCGAAGATGGGCAAGGCTATGTTGCTCCCGAGCGTGTATTTGTGCATGGCCCGGGCAGGGCCGATTATGCGCAATGGGCGGATCTGCTGCGTGAGGGCCGTGTACCGTTCGAGCCGCCTTCGGCGGTGTACCGCACGGATTTACTGAACATTCAGTACACGTCCGGCACTACGGGTTTTCCAAAAGGCTGTCTGTTGAGTCATGACTATTGGCTGTTGCTGGTGCAGTTTGCCGCCGCGCCTTTGGAGCTGGCTGGTCAGATCCGCAAGGTGCTGGTGTGGCAGCCGTTCTTTTATATGGATGGCATGTGGTTGTTCCTGACGGCCATGCGGCTTGGCGGTTGCGCCTATGTGGCAAGCAAAATGCGGCTGGGCAGTTTTCATGATTGGCTGCGGCAGTTTGATATTGAGTACTGCATTTTTCCCGAAGCAGCGCTCAAGGCAAGGGAGCAGACACCGCAAGAGCGTCAGCTGGCTTTGCGCTATGTCAGCATCTATGGCTGGAGCGAGGCCTCGCGCAGGCAGTTTTGCGAACGCTATGGGGCGATCGCTCGCGAAGGGTATGGCATGTCTGAAATTGGGCTGGCGATGGTGGTGCCCAATAAGGCCCAGGACCGCGCGCTGGAAAAAACCTGCGGCCTGGCCGGTCCGCATCGGCAGATGCGTATTGTCGATGAGCATGGCCGCGATGTCGCCGATGGCACGGCCGGGGAGCTGTGGGTGGCGGGGCGCTCGATTCTGTGGGCGTATTACAAACGTCCCCGCGAGAATGCGGCATCGTTCCGGCAAGGGTGGTTTCGCACGGGGGATCTGTTTTACCGGAATGCGGATGGTTATTATTTTCTGGTTGGCCGTTTGAAGGACATGATCAAGCGCTCGGGCGAGAATATTGCGGCCCGCGAGGTGGAAGCCACGCTGTGCGAGTTGGATCAGATCGCCGAGGCCGCCGTGGTCGGCGTCCCCGATCCGGAGCGGCGCGAAGAGGTGAAGGCCTATATTTTGTTGCGGGAAGGGTTTTCGCCTGCGCAGTGTCCGCCGCAGGCCATTATTGAACATTGCGCGCGAAAGCTGGCTTTGTTCAAGGTCCCACGCTATATCGCGTATGTCCAGGAGTTTCCGCGCACGCCCAGTCGCAAGATACGCAAGCAGGAATTGCTTGGTATGGAGGCCGGCTGTCCCTTGGCGACGTATGACGGAAAATCGCAGAGCTGGACACCAGGCAGTGCGCAGCAGGGTCACGAGGCATCGTCGTGA
- a CDS encoding ABC transporter permease — translation MDHTSKHSLNTTPVPVRRRVWPVGQILLLLPALLLLLLFFVLPNLDVVRVGLFDPDFTLEHVAKITSTRTYLSVFGNTIQISLVVAVLGALIGYPVAYFINSRPRAIQMKLLLLILVPLWMSVLIRSYSWMVLLGRDGVLNAALMWLSVTEAPVRLLYTSGAVYLAMLQILLPVQIIASYSAMTEIDMTLVRAAQTCGASAVQAMRRVFIPLSMEGTVTGVALVFMLSMGFFITPALVGSRKDLMLGNLVMQHVQQLNWGLAAAIALLMLLATLVVVVLIKAAGRYLTRWMV, via the coding sequence ATGGACCACACGAGCAAACATTCGTTGAACACGACTCCGGTGCCGGTCAGACGCCGTGTCTGGCCGGTGGGGCAGATCTTGCTGCTGCTTCCGGCTTTGTTGCTTTTGTTGCTGTTCTTTGTCTTGCCCAATCTGGATGTGGTGCGCGTGGGCTTGTTCGATCCGGACTTTACCTTGGAGCATGTCGCCAAGATTACCTCCACGCGCACGTATCTGAGCGTTTTTGGCAACACGATACAGATTTCCTTGGTGGTCGCCGTGTTAGGGGCTTTGATCGGGTATCCGGTGGCGTATTTCATCAATTCCAGGCCCAGAGCGATCCAGATGAAGTTGCTGTTGCTGATTCTGGTGCCTTTGTGGATGAGCGTTCTGATCCGTTCGTACTCCTGGATGGTCCTGTTGGGGCGGGACGGGGTCTTGAATGCAGCCTTGATGTGGCTGTCGGTGACTGAGGCACCTGTCCGCCTGCTGTATACCTCCGGCGCGGTGTATCTGGCGATGTTGCAGATCCTGTTGCCGGTGCAGATCATTGCCAGTTATTCCGCCATGACGGAGATCGACATGACCTTGGTGCGCGCTGCGCAGACCTGCGGAGCCAGTGCGGTGCAAGCCATGCGGCGCGTGTTTATTCCCTTGAGCATGGAAGGTACGGTAACGGGCGTGGCGCTCGTGTTCATGCTGTCTATGGGCTTTTTTATTACCCCTGCCTTGGTCGGGAGCCGCAAGGACTTGATGCTGGGCAATCTGGTCATGCAGCATGTGCAGCAGTTGAACTGGGGGCTGGCCGCCGCCATTGCCTTGTTGATGTTGTTGGCCACCTTGGTCGTTGTGGTGTTGATCAAGGCGGCAGGGCGTTATCTGACTCGATGGATGGTGTGA
- a CDS encoding TetR/AcrR family transcriptional regulator, whose product MQNEDTDGVHLPTVLRAWAQRQSNLPKRIRTRHKLIAATASVMEQCGYEGLTIEAIVKEAGVARGTFYLYFTDRSEAARIVMRAFAAMMRRYRPRGGGKLPAVQAIYRTNLFYIQSYALNSRLLAGRESLMRDCPQLVQSRDAINSHWARIVLKDLYRRHGPTRTPADPLVQLAIRAVIAMADEFLREIYVYRSPSLVRLAQDPRQVAWALTQVWHRAIFGCDPDDWDITKGLPVSARTQN is encoded by the coding sequence ATGCAAAACGAAGACACTGACGGCGTGCACCTTCCCACGGTACTGCGCGCATGGGCGCAGCGCCAAAGCAATCTGCCCAAACGCATACGCACACGCCACAAACTGATTGCCGCGACAGCCAGCGTTATGGAACAGTGCGGCTATGAAGGTTTGACCATCGAGGCCATCGTCAAGGAAGCCGGCGTTGCGCGCGGCACGTTTTACCTCTACTTCACAGACCGGTCAGAAGCGGCCCGCATCGTCATGCGCGCCTTTGCCGCCATGATGCGACGCTACCGACCTCGCGGCGGCGGCAAATTGCCCGCCGTCCAGGCCATCTACCGCACCAATCTGTTTTATATACAAAGCTACGCCCTCAACAGCCGCCTTCTGGCCGGGCGCGAATCCCTGATGCGGGACTGCCCGCAACTGGTCCAGAGCCGAGACGCCATCAATTCCCATTGGGCCAGAATCGTCCTGAAAGACCTATATCGCCGTCACGGCCCCACCCGGACGCCTGCCGATCCTCTCGTCCAATTAGCCATACGCGCCGTCATCGCCATGGCCGACGAATTTCTGCGGGAAATTTACGTCTATCGCAGCCCAAGCCTGGTTCGGCTCGCCCAAGACCCCCGGCAAGTCGCCTGGGCGCTGACCCAGGTATGGCACCGAGCCATCTTCGGCTGCGATCCCGACGACTGGGACATCACCAAAGGCCTGCCCGTTTCCGCTCGGACACAGAACTAG
- a CDS encoding methionine synthase: MKKLLPTSTAGSLPKPTWLAQAETLWSPWKLEGQELADGKHDALRLSLQEQLHAGIDIVSDGEQTRQHFVTTFIEHLSGVDFEKRETVRIRDRYDASVPTVVGEVSRPKSVFVQDATFLRSQSKQPIKWALPGPMTMIDTLYDAHYKSREKLAWEFAKILNQEAKELEAAGVDIIQFDEPAFNVFFDEVNDWGIATLERAIEGLKCETAVHICYGYGIKANTDWKKTLGSEWRQYEESFPKLQQSKIDIISLECQNSHVPMDLIELIRGKKVMVGAIDVATNTIETPEEVANTLRKALQFVDADKLYPCTNCGMAPLPRHVARGKLHALSAGAQIVRNELSA, translated from the coding sequence ATGAAAAAATTGCTACCCACCTCGACTGCCGGCAGCCTGCCCAAGCCCACATGGCTTGCACAGGCGGAGACACTTTGGTCGCCCTGGAAGCTGGAAGGTCAGGAGTTAGCGGACGGCAAGCACGATGCGCTGCGCTTGTCTTTGCAAGAGCAATTGCACGCGGGTATCGACATTGTCAGCGATGGGGAACAGACGCGTCAGCATTTTGTCACCACTTTTATTGAGCATCTTAGTGGTGTCGATTTTGAGAAGCGCGAGACGGTTCGGATTCGTGATCGCTACGATGCAAGTGTGCCGACGGTGGTGGGCGAGGTGTCTCGTCCCAAGTCGGTGTTTGTGCAGGATGCCACGTTTCTGCGCAGTCAAAGCAAACAGCCGATCAAATGGGCTTTGCCTGGCCCCATGACAATGATCGATACCTTGTACGATGCGCACTATAAAAGCCGCGAAAAATTGGCCTGGGAATTTGCCAAGATCCTGAATCAGGAAGCCAAGGAGCTGGAGGCGGCCGGGGTGGACATCATCCAGTTTGACGAACCTGCGTTTAACGTGTTCTTTGACGAAGTCAATGACTGGGGCATCGCTACCTTGGAGCGGGCCATTGAAGGGCTGAAATGCGAGACGGCCGTGCATATTTGCTACGGCTACGGCATCAAAGCCAATACGGATTGGAAAAAGACGCTGGGTTCGGAGTGGCGTCAGTATGAAGAGTCCTTTCCCAAGCTGCAGCAATCCAAGATCGACATCATTTCTTTGGAATGCCAGAACTCGCATGTTCCCATGGATCTGATCGAGCTGATCCGGGGCAAGAAAGTCATGGTGGGTGCCATTGACGTGGCGACCAACACCATTGAAACGCCCGAAGAGGTGGCCAACACCCTGCGCAAAGCCCTGCAGTTTGTGGACGCCGACAAGCTGTATCCATGCACCAACTGCGGCATGGCTCCTTTGCCGCGCCATGTGGCGCGTGGCAAGCTGCATGCCTTGAGCGCAGGGGCACAGATCGTTCGCAATGAGCTTTCCGCTTAA
- a CDS encoding ABC transporter permease gives MDSNGRAHKILAVYFWLIVLFLLLPIFVVIPMSLTAGDLLRFPPEDWGLRWYREFFASHSWVQATWLSVKIAVIASLLATATGTLTVIALDRRDLPLRSALLHFVSSPLIIPHVFLAVGVFVLAVKLRLTNNEYIVAGAHAAVTLPFIVLIVGSALKGVDRNIERAARVLGAGPVRAFRTATLPSLIPSMLAGATLSFFISFDELIISQFLLSSQETLPMKIWADVRLELKPTVAAVSSLLIIVSAVAIIGAEVLRRRMGPPSSKSTV, from the coding sequence ATGGATTCCAATGGACGTGCGCACAAGATCCTGGCCGTGTACTTCTGGCTGATCGTTCTGTTTCTGCTTTTACCGATTTTTGTCGTCATACCGATGTCGTTGACGGCAGGCGATCTGTTGCGGTTCCCGCCCGAGGATTGGGGCTTGCGCTGGTATCGGGAGTTTTTTGCCAGTCACAGTTGGGTGCAGGCGACCTGGCTGTCGGTCAAGATCGCCGTGATCGCTTCCTTGCTGGCGACAGCCACGGGAACGCTGACGGTGATTGCCTTGGACAGGCGAGACTTGCCGTTGCGGTCGGCCTTGCTGCATTTTGTGAGTTCGCCGCTGATTATTCCGCATGTTTTCCTGGCGGTCGGCGTTTTCGTGCTTGCCGTCAAGCTTCGGCTAACGAATAACGAATACATCGTGGCGGGCGCTCACGCCGCAGTGACGTTGCCGTTTATCGTGCTGATCGTGGGATCGGCGCTAAAGGGCGTGGACCGCAATATCGAGCGTGCCGCACGTGTCCTGGGGGCCGGGCCTGTGCGGGCTTTCAGGACGGCGACTTTGCCCAGCCTGATTCCGTCCATGTTGGCCGGAGCGACACTGAGTTTTTTCATCTCTTTCGATGAGCTGATCATTTCTCAGTTTTTGCTCTCCAGCCAGGAAACCTTGCCGATGAAGATCTGGGCGGATGTGCGGCTGGAACTCAAGCCAACCGTGGCCGCTGTATCCAGCCTGCTGATCATTGTTTCGGCGGTGGCGATTATCGGGGCCGAGGTGTTGCGCCGACGTATGGGGCCGCCATCGTCCAAGTCCACTGTCTGA
- a CDS encoding ABC transporter substrate-binding protein, translated as MTVQLNKIVCGALAACTLAAVGATYAADKTLTVAWSGGSVAQAERQTFIAAFEKANHARVDLKASELAVLAQLESMVKIGDTSWDVVELSGGKLPVAADKGLLEPLDYSVIDPQNKLPAIAREKYGVVWGTYSTVLVQNTSKNPKGKKMRSWKDFWDVKTFPGPRSLRAWPKENLEYALLADGVDKNDIYKVLGTEQGLDRAFRKLDQIKPYVPVWWENGAQSVQLLADQEVYYSTTFNGRVEKLVKDKVPVEIVWNGGALMRGFMGIPKGSKNIDLAQQYIKLRVLDADLDRQYIQQIPYPGFAPGLMDGLKPEFIRTLPASPENLEMQFVSDDQFWKDNIAHIQERWNEWMLK; from the coding sequence ATGACTGTGCAATTGAACAAAATCGTGTGCGGAGCCTTGGCGGCCTGCACCTTGGCGGCGGTCGGAGCCACCTATGCCGCCGACAAGACGCTGACCGTGGCCTGGTCGGGCGGGTCGGTGGCGCAAGCCGAGCGCCAGACTTTTATAGCGGCTTTCGAGAAGGCCAATCATGCCCGGGTAGATTTGAAAGCCAGCGAACTGGCCGTGCTGGCGCAGTTGGAATCGATGGTGAAGATCGGTGACACCAGTTGGGATGTTGTCGAACTGTCCGGCGGCAAACTGCCTGTGGCTGCCGACAAAGGTCTGCTCGAACCGCTGGATTATTCGGTAATCGATCCGCAGAACAAGCTGCCGGCTATTGCCCGCGAGAAATACGGGGTGGTCTGGGGCACATATTCCACAGTGCTGGTGCAAAACACCAGTAAAAACCCGAAAGGGAAAAAGATGAGGTCCTGGAAAGATTTCTGGGATGTCAAAACATTCCCCGGCCCTCGGTCCTTACGTGCCTGGCCTAAGGAAAACTTGGAATATGCTTTGTTGGCCGATGGCGTCGACAAAAACGATATCTATAAAGTATTGGGCACCGAGCAGGGCTTGGACCGCGCATTTCGCAAGCTGGATCAGATCAAGCCCTATGTGCCTGTCTGGTGGGAAAACGGCGCGCAGTCGGTTCAGTTGCTGGCCGACCAGGAGGTGTATTACTCCACGACCTTTAATGGACGCGTGGAAAAACTGGTGAAAGACAAGGTGCCGGTAGAAATTGTCTGGAACGGCGGAGCCTTGATGCGGGGCTTTATGGGGATTCCCAAAGGTTCCAAGAATATCGATCTGGCCCAGCAATATATCAAGCTGCGGGTGCTGGATGCGGACCTGGATCGGCAGTACATACAGCAGATTCCTTATCCGGGTTTTGCGCCTGGCTTGATGGATGGACTCAAGCCGGAGTTTATCCGTACCTTGCCGGCCTCGCCTGAGAATCTGGAGATGCAGTTTGTCTCGGACGATCAGTTCTGGAAGGACAATATCGCGCATATTCAAGAGCGCTGGAATGAGTGGATGTTGAAGTAA
- a CDS encoding DUF1852 domain-containing protein has translation MTKEFSFSIKTIRFDENYSPSSNTRITTNFANLARGESRQQNLRNTLKMMDKRFNSLADWDNPNGDRYSIELDIISVDVDVAGNGHAFPTIEVLKTNILDRKNNQRIEGIVGNNFSSYVRDYDFSVLLLEHNKDKNGFSTPEGFGDLHGKMFQSFLNSSVYKENFAKQPVICLSVSSSKVYHRTENRHPVLGVEYLQNEFSSTDDYFAKMGLKVRYFMPPNSVAPFAFYFRGDLLSDYSNLELIGTISTMETFQKIYRPEIYNANSVAGKCYQPSLKNQDHSVTQIVYDREERSRLAVEQGRFTEENFIKPYKHILDQWAASYAL, from the coding sequence ATGACTAAAGAATTTTCATTTAGTATAAAAACCATTCGTTTCGACGAAAACTATAGCCCATCAAGTAATACGCGCATTACTACCAACTTTGCTAATCTGGCAAGGGGCGAGAGTCGCCAGCAGAATCTGCGCAACACGCTGAAAATGATGGATAAACGGTTTAACAGTCTGGCCGATTGGGATAATCCCAATGGTGATCGTTATTCTATCGAGCTGGATATTATTTCGGTGGATGTGGATGTGGCAGGAAATGGCCATGCTTTCCCGACGATTGAGGTGCTGAAAACCAATATTCTTGACAGGAAAAACAATCAGCGTATTGAAGGGATTGTGGGGAATAACTTTTCTTCCTATGTGCGAGACTATGATTTCAGCGTCCTGCTGCTGGAGCACAATAAGGACAAGAACGGTTTCAGCACTCCGGAGGGTTTTGGCGATCTACACGGAAAGATGTTCCAGAGTTTTTTAAACTCCAGCGTTTACAAAGAGAATTTCGCCAAACAGCCAGTGATTTGTTTGAGTGTGTCAAGCAGCAAGGTCTATCACAGAACCGAAAATCGGCATCCTGTGTTGGGTGTTGAGTACCTGCAAAACGAGTTTTCTTCGACAGATGACTACTTTGCGAAGATGGGCCTGAAAGTGCGTTATTTTATGCCGCCAAACAGTGTTGCGCCTTTTGCTTTTTATTTCCGTGGTGATTTGCTGAGTGATTATTCTAATTTGGAATTGATCGGCACCATCAGTACGATGGAAACCTTCCAGAAAATCTACCGCCCCGAGATTTACAATGCGAATTCGGTGGCGGGGAAATGCTATCAACCGAGCCTGAAAAACCAGGATCACTCGGTCACGCAGATTGTCTACGACCGGGAAGAGCGTAGTCGCCTGGCCGTTGAGCAGGGCCGGTTTACTGAAGAAAATTTTATCAAGCCATACAAACACATTCTTGATCAATGGGCGGCCAGTTACGCTCTTTAA
- a CDS encoding ABC transporter ATP-binding protein: protein MAGADIVFDGLSKRYGATMALHDFHLHVQPGEFMTLLGPSGSGKTTALNALAGFLSPDVGDIRVGGKSVLHLPPEQRMLGMVFQSYTLFPHMNVYDNVAFPLRLRRMSRTAIRSKVQAVLDMVQLPDHALRMPKELSGGQQQRVAFARAIVSEPPVLLMDEPLSALDLKLRQAMQLEIKQYHAALGCSILFVTHDQEEALVLSDRVAVMSEGMIRQVDTPHNIYDRPGSRYVAEFIGKTNLFHIERQTDGGAKVLETGAQVDPGILGGKSAVIVSVRPEKIRRKQAGDGRTSVFVGVAQEVVFLGSRIQYGVRVDSGSLVLVQEHRGAQAQTVTAGSRLELEFSLDDALPVAE, encoded by the coding sequence ATGGCCGGTGCTGACATCGTATTTGACGGACTTTCCAAGCGTTATGGGGCCACGATGGCGCTCCATGATTTTCATTTGCATGTGCAGCCTGGCGAGTTCATGACATTGCTGGGACCCAGCGGTTCGGGCAAGACGACGGCCTTGAACGCCTTGGCGGGTTTTCTGTCCCCCGATGTCGGTGATATCCGGGTCGGGGGCAAGTCGGTTCTGCATTTGCCGCCCGAGCAGCGCATGCTCGGGATGGTGTTTCAGAGCTACACGCTTTTCCCGCACATGAATGTCTATGACAACGTGGCTTTTCCTTTGCGCTTGCGGCGCATGTCGCGCACGGCGATTCGATCTAAGGTCCAAGCGGTTCTGGATATGGTGCAGTTGCCGGATCATGCGTTGCGCATGCCCAAAGAGTTGTCGGGCGGGCAGCAGCAGCGCGTTGCGTTTGCCCGTGCCATTGTGTCCGAGCCGCCTGTGCTGTTGATGGATGAGCCGTTGAGTGCTCTGGATCTGAAGCTGCGCCAGGCGATGCAGCTGGAAATCAAGCAATATCACGCGGCCTTGGGGTGCAGCATTCTTTTCGTGACGCACGATCAGGAGGAAGCCTTGGTGCTGTCGGATCGCGTTGCCGTCATGAGCGAGGGGATGATTCGGCAGGTGGACACCCCCCACAACATCTACGATCGTCCCGGCTCGCGTTATGTGGCTGAGTTTATCGGCAAAACGAATCTGTTTCATATCGAACGACAGACCGATGGCGGTGCCAAGGTCCTGGAGACGGGTGCGCAGGTCGACCCAGGCATTCTAGGTGGCAAAAGTGCGGTCATTGTCAGCGTCCGGCCCGAGAAGATCCGCAGAAAGCAGGCGGGCGACGGACGCACGAGCGTATTTGTCGGTGTGGCCCAGGAGGTCGTTTTTTTGGGTAGCAGGATTCAGTATGGCGTGCGTGTCGACAGCGGTTCATTGGTTCTGGTGCAGGAGCACCGTGGCGCCCAGGCGCAGACCGTGACGGCCGGCAGTCGCCTTGAGCTGGAGTTTTCCCTTGATGATGCCCTGCCAGTAGCGGAGTAG
- a CDS encoding enoyl-CoA hydratase/isomerase family protein: MPVRYERKGTIGIFTIDNPPVNAFTPPMHKEFYDHLQAFLADRQVHVGVLTGAGERVFCGGDDIKHPWGHGSLKEDLNAHFFPSQAGKDQCRPGWERENAILDRYKPIVAAVNGPAMGMGLFYLLTHTDIRLAVPSARFGFPEIAYGMGGAGGMAQVGRHLPRTVAMSMLLTGEPLSAESALRHDLINEIVEPAHLMERALAIAALIARHPPVAVRVEMEAFERGVEQPRREAISFTSHLYRLQRAAHLQGPENKELPLAP, encoded by the coding sequence ATGCCTGTCCGCTACGAACGAAAGGGAACGATCGGCATTTTTACGATCGACAATCCTCCCGTCAATGCTTTTACCCCTCCGATGCACAAGGAGTTCTACGATCATTTACAAGCGTTTCTGGCGGACAGGCAGGTTCATGTTGGTGTGTTGACCGGTGCGGGTGAGCGCGTCTTTTGCGGCGGCGATGATATCAAGCACCCCTGGGGGCACGGGTCGCTTAAAGAGGATTTGAACGCGCATTTTTTTCCCTCGCAAGCGGGCAAGGATCAGTGCCGTCCTGGCTGGGAACGCGAAAACGCCATTCTGGATCGTTACAAACCTATTGTGGCGGCCGTCAATGGCCCGGCCATGGGCATGGGCTTGTTCTACTTGCTGACGCATACCGATATCAGGCTGGCTGTGCCGTCTGCTCGTTTCGGTTTTCCGGAGATTGCCTATGGAATGGGCGGTGCCGGGGGGATGGCGCAAGTGGGTCGGCATCTGCCCAGAACGGTTGCGATGTCAATGTTGCTGACCGGCGAACCGTTGAGTGCCGAATCGGCCTTGCGCCATGATTTGATCAATGAAATTGTGGAACCGGCGCATTTGATGGAGCGGGCTCTGGCCATTGCGGCTTTGATTGCCCGCCATCCTCCTGTGGCTGTGCGTGTCGAGATGGAGGCGTTTGAACGCGGGGTAGAGCAGCCCCGGCGAGAGGCCATTTCGTTTACGAGCCATTTGTATCGATTGCAACGCGCAGCGCATCTGCAAGGTCCGGAAAACAAAGAGCTGCCGCTTGCGCCATAA